The following coding sequences are from one Eucalyptus grandis isolate ANBG69807.140 chromosome 11, ASM1654582v1, whole genome shotgun sequence window:
- the LOC104425661 gene encoding ankyrin repeat domain-containing protein 30A → MQTSEQQPLQQAHQQQQQQQLALQNSSGSLSFSSNMSLSREDEEMSRSALSTFRAKEEEIERKKMEVRERVLNHLGRVEEETKRLATIREELEALADPMRKDVSLVRKKIDTVNKELKTLGHSCQKKEREYKEALEAFNDKNKEKVQLITKLMELVSESEKLRMKKLEELSKNIESIN, encoded by the exons ATGCAGACGAGCGAGCAGCAGCCCCTGCAGCAGGcccaccagcagcagcagcagcagcagctggcCCTGCAGAACTCGTCGGGGAGCCTGAGCTTCAGCAGCAACATGTCGCTGTCGAGGGAGGACGAGGAGATGTCGAGGTCGGCGCTGTCCACCTTCAGggccaaggaggaggagatcgagaggaagaagatggaagtCCGCGAGCGCGTCCTCAACCACCTGGGTCGGGTCGAGGAAGAGACCAAACGCTTGGCCACCATTCGCGAG GAACTAGAAGCACTGGCGGATCCAATGAGGAAGGATGTTTCCCTGGTTAGAAAGAAGATAGATACAGTGAACAAGGAATTGAAGACGCTAGGACATTCTTGCCAGAAGAAG GAGAGAGAGTACAAGGAGGCTCTCGAGGCTTTCAACGATAAGAACAAGGAAAAAGTACAGCTCATTACCAAGTTAATGGAG CTTGTGAGCGAAAGCGAGaagttgaggatgaagaagctGGAGGAGCTCAGCAAGAACATAGAGTCTATAAACTGA